CCAACGCTCGTCCAACGCTGACGAGCTGCAGGAGATGATCAACCGGGGCGCTGCCGGCAGGGCTGCGGTTCCGCCGATGCGGCGTTAGCGAGGAAGGCGCCGCAACGCAGTCGAATCATGGGAGGTGGATATGCCGACGTTCACGTTTACGGGCCTGGATTCCGCAGGACAAAAGGTTTCCGGCGAGCGTGTAGCCGTCAACAAGCAGGTGCTGGACCAGATGCTGCGCCGTGAGCGCATCACTCCCAGTGCCATCAAGGAGAAAGGCAAGGAGTTCGCCTTGCCGAAGTTCGGCTCCGGAAAGGTGGCCACTAAGGATATCGGCATCTTCCTGCGCCAGTTCTCAGTCATGATCGATGCCGGTCTACCGCTGGTGCAGTGTCTGGAGATCCTGGCCGCCAACCAGGAGAACGCCAACTTCCAGCGCGCGCTCACCGGCGTTCGCACCTCGGTGGAAGGCGGCTCCACACTGGCCAATGCCATGCGCCAGTTTCCCGCCATCTTCGACGACCTCAAGACCAACATGATCGAGGCCGGCGAGACCGGCGGTATCCTCGACCAGATTCTGCAGCGCCTGGCCACCTATGTGGAGAAAGAGGTCAAGCTCAAGTCGGCCATCAAGTCCGCCCTCATCTATCCGGTGTCGGTCATCAGCATCGCCGTGCTGGTGGTGGCCGGCCTGATGATCTTCGTGGTACCCATTTTCAAGAACCTGTTCACCGGACTCGGAGTCGAATTGCCCCTGCCTACCCGCATTGTCCTGGGCATTAGCGGCGGCCTGGGCTACTTCTTCTTCAAACTCTGGTGGCTGTACATTCCGGCTGGCATCGGCGCCTTCTGGGGCTTCAAGCAGTTCCTCAAGGACCCGCGCGGGCGCTACATGTTCGATAAGTTCCTGCTCAACCTGCCGATCATCGGCATGTTGCTACGCAAGATCGCCGTCGCCCGCTTCACCCGCACGCTCGGCACCCTGATTGCCTCAGGTGTGCCCATCCTCGACGGCCTCTCCATCACCGCCCGCACCTCTGGCAACGCCGTGATGGAGGAAGCGCTCATGAAGGTGCGCAGCGCGATCGAGCAGGGCCGCACCATCGTCGATCCGCTTCGCGAAAGCGGCGTGTTCCCCAACATGGTCTCGCAGATGATCGGCGTGGGTGAGGCGACCGGCGCCATGGACGCCATGTTGCAGAAGATCGCCGACTTTTACGAGGACGAAGTGGATAGCGCCACCAAGGACATGCTTACGTTGCTCGAACCCCTGATGATCGGTTTTCTGGGCGTGGCGGTCGGCGGCATCATCATTTCCCTCTATCTGCCGCTGTTTGCCATGATCGGTAAACTGTCGGGTTGAGACTCGAACGGCGTCCCGGGCCCCGCCCGGGACGCCTCCGCGGACTTCGACCCTCCCTCCGCGGCCGGGCTGAAGGATGACACCGGAATTCAACGAGCGCACCTGGCTGGCCTGGCTGGTCAAGGTGCGCATCATTGTCATCACCTTCCTGCTGGGCATCGAGCTGGCCATCATCCGGCTCACCCGCACCAACGTCCCGGAGAATCTCTTTCTTTCCGTCATCCTGCTCTGGTACACCATCGCGGTCTTTTACGCCCTGCTGGTCACGCTTTGGGACGACTACCGCATGCAGGCCCGCCTGCAGGTCTTCACCGACCTGCTCTTCGCAACCGCCGTGGTCTACGTCACGGGCGGCATCGACTCCTACTTCCACATCTTCCTGTTCCCGCTGGTCGTCATCGTGGCCAGCATCCTGATGACCCGCACCTGGGCCTACCTGGTGGCCGCGCTCTCCTTCATCTGTTACGGTGCGCTGCTGGAGCTGACCTATGTGTTCGAAGTGATCCGTCCGTATTCCGTGACTCGTCCCGACCTCAAGGCCTTGCAGGCCACCATCTTCATCAACCTGTTCGGCTACCTGCTGATTGCGTATCTTTCCAGCACCCTGGCC
This genomic interval from Terriglobales bacterium contains the following:
- a CDS encoding type II secretion system F family protein is translated as MPTFTFTGLDSAGQKVSGERVAVNKQVLDQMLRRERITPSAIKEKGKEFALPKFGSGKVATKDIGIFLRQFSVMIDAGLPLVQCLEILAANQENANFQRALTGVRTSVEGGSTLANAMRQFPAIFDDLKTNMIEAGETGGILDQILQRLATYVEKEVKLKSAIKSALIYPVSVISIAVLVVAGLMIFVVPIFKNLFTGLGVELPLPTRIVLGISGGLGYFFFKLWWLYIPAGIGAFWGFKQFLKDPRGRYMFDKFLLNLPIIGMLLRKIAVARFTRTLGTLIASGVPILDGLSITARTSGNAVMEEALMKVRSAIEQGRTIVDPLRESGVFPNMVSQMIGVGEATGAMDAMLQKIADFYEDEVDSATKDMLTLLEPLMIGFLGVAVGGIIISLYLPLFAMIGKLSG